Proteins encoded within one genomic window of Pongo pygmaeus isolate AG05252 chromosome 18, NHGRI_mPonPyg2-v2.0_pri, whole genome shotgun sequence:
- the CTRL gene encoding LOW QUALITY PROTEIN: chymotrypsin-like protease CTRL-1 (The sequence of the model RefSeq protein was modified relative to this genomic sequence to represent the inferred CDS: inserted 1 base in 1 codon): protein MGSRSSLAQWPGCGVPAIKPALSFSQRIVNGENAVSGSWPWQVSLQDRSGFHFCGXSLISQSWVVTAAHCNASPGRHFVVLGEYDRSSNTEPLQVLSISQAITHPSWNSTTMNNDVTLLKLASPAQYTTRISPVCLASSNEALTEGLTCVTTGWGRLSGVGNVTPARLQQVALPLVTVNQCRQYWGSSITDSMICAGGAGASSCQGDSGGPLVCQKGNTWVLIGIVSWGTKNCNVRAPAVYTRVSKFSAWINQVIAYN from the exons ATGGGAAGCAGGTCCTCATTAGCCCAATGGCCAGGCTGCGGCGTTCCTGCCATCAAACCGGCACTGAGCTTCAGCCAGAGGATTGTCAACGGGGAGAATGCAGTGTCGGGCTCCTGGCCCTGGCAGGTGTCCCTGCAG GACAGAAGCGGCTTCCACTTCTGCG GTTCTCTCATCAGCCAGTCCTGGGTGGTCACTGCTGCCCACTGCAACGCCAG CCCTGGCCGCCATTTTGTTGTCCTGGGCGAGTATGACCGATCATCGAACACAGAACCCTTGCAGGTTCTGTCCATCTCTCAG GCCATTACACACCCTAGCTGGAACTCTACCACCATGAACAATGACGTGACGCTGCTGAAGCTCGCCTCGCCAGCCCAGTACACAACACGCATCTCGCCAGTTTGCCTGGCATCCTCAAACGAGGCTCTGACTGAAGGCCTCACGTGTGTCACCACCGGCTGGGGTCGCCTCAGTGGTGTGG GCAATGTGACACCAGCACGTCTGCAGCAGGTGGCTTTGCCCCTAGTCACTGTGAATCAGTGCCGGCAGTACTGGGGCTCAAGTATCACTGACTCCATGATCTGTGCAGGTGGCGCAGGTGCCTCCTCGTGCCAG GGTGACTCCGGAGGCCCTCTTGTCTGCCAGAAGGGAAACACATGGGTGCTTATTGGTATTGTCTCCTGGGGCACCAAAAACTGCAATGTGCGCGCACCTGCTGTGTATACTCGA
- the PSMB10 gene encoding proteasome subunit beta type-10 isoform X2 has protein sequence MLKPALEPRGGFSFENCQRNASLERVLPGLRVPHARKTGTTIAGLVFQDGVILGADTRATNDSVVADKSCEKIHFIAPKIYCCGAGVAADAEMTTRMVASKMELHALSTGREPRVATVTRILRQTLFSRLPFTALGSGQDAALAVLEDRFQPNMTLEAAQGLLVEAITAGILGDLGSGGNVDACVITKTGAKLLRTLNSPTEPVKRSGHYHFVPGTTAVLTQTVKPLTLELVEETVQAMEVE, from the exons ATGCTGAAGCCAGCCCTGGAGCCCCGAGGGGGCTTCTCCTTCGAGAACTGCCAAAG AAATGCATCATTGGAACGCGTCCTCCCGGGGCTCAGGGTCCCTCATGCACGCAAGACCGGGACCACCATCGCGGGCCTGGTGTTCCAA gaCGGGGTCATTCTGGGCGCCGACACGCGAGCCACTAACGATTCGGTCGTGGCAGACAAGAGCTGCGAGAAGATCCACTTCATCGCCCCCAAAATCTA CTGCTGTGGGGCTGGAGTAGCCGCGGACGCCGAGATGACCACACGGATGGTGGCGTCCAAGATGGAGCTACACGCACTATCCACGGGTCGCGAGCCCCGCGTGGCCACGGTCACTCGCATCCTGCGCCAGACGCTCTTCAG CCGTCTGCCCTTCACAGCCCTGG GCTCTGGTCAGGACGCGGCCCTGGCGGTGCTAGAAGACCGGTTCCAGCCGAATATGACG CTGGAGGCTGCTCAGGGGCTGCTGGTGGAAGCCATCACCGCCGGGATCTTGGGTGACCTGGGCTCCGGGGGCAATGTGGACGCATGTGTGATCACGAAGACTGGCGCCAAGCTGCTGCGGACACTGAACTCACCCACAGAGCCCGTGAAGAG gtCTGGCCACTACCACTTTGTGCCTGGAACCACAGCTGTCCTGACCCAGACCGTGAAGCCACTAACCCTGGAGCTAGTGGAGGAAACTGTGCAGGCTATGGAGGTGGAGTAA
- the LCAT gene encoding phosphatidylcholine-sterol acyltransferase gives MGPPGSPWQWVPLLLGLLLPPAAPFWLLNVLFPPQTTPKAELSNHTRPVILVPGCLGNQLEAKLDKPDVVNWMCYRKTEDFFTIWLDLNMFLPLGVDCWIDNTRVVYNRSSGLVSNAPGVQIRVPGFGKTYSVEYLDSSKLAGYLHTLVQNLVNNGYVRDETVRAAPYDWRLEPGQQEEYYRKLAGLVEEMHAAYGKPVFLIGHSLGCLHLLYFLLRQPQAWKDRFIDGFISLGAPWGGSIKPMLVLASGDNQGIPIMSSIKLKEEQRITTTSPWMFPSRMAWPEDHVFISTPSFNYTGRDFQRFFADLHFEEGWYMWLQSRDLLAGLPAPGVEVYCLYGVGLPTPRTYIYDHGFPYTDPVGVLYEDGDDTVATRSTELCGLWQGRQPQPVHLLPLHGIQHLNMVFSNLTLEHINAILLGAYRQGPPASPTASPEPPPPE, from the exons ATGGGGCCGCCCGGCTCCCCATGGCAGTGGGTGCCGCTGCTGCTGGGGCTGCTGCTCCCTCCTGCCGCCCCCTTCTGGCTCCTCAATGTGCTCTTCCCCCCGCAAACCACGCCCAAGGCTGAGCTCAGTAACCACACACGGCCCGTCATCCTCG TGCCCGGCTGCCTGGGGAATCAGCTAGAAGCCAAGCTGGACAAACCAGATGTGGTGAACTGGATGTGCTACCGCAAGACAGAGGACTTCTTCACCATCTGGCTGGATCTCAACATGTTCCTACCCCTTGGGGTAGACTGCTGGATTGATAACACCAG AGTTGTCTACAACCGGAGCTCTGGGCTCGTGTCCAATGCCCCTGGTGTCCAGATCCGCGTCCCTGGCTTTGGCAAGACCTACTCTGTGGAGTACCTGGACAGCAGCAAGCTGGCAG GGTACTTGCACACGCTGGTGCAGAACCTGGTCAACAACGGCTACGTGCGGGACGAGACTGTGCGCGCCGCCCCCTATGACTGGCGGCTGGAGCCCG GCCAGCAGGAGGAGTACTACCGCAAGCTCGCAGGGCTGGTGGAGGAGATGCACGCTGCCTATGGGAAGCCTGTCTTCCTCATTGGCCACAGCCTCGGCTGTCTACACTTGCTCTATTTCCTGCTGCGCCAGCCCCAGGCCTGGAAGGACCGCTTCATCGATGGCTTCATCTCTCTTGGGGCTCCCTGGGGTGGCTCCATCAAGCCCATGCTGGTCTTGGCCTCAG GTGACAACCAGGGCATCCCCATCATGTCCAGCATCAAGCTGAAGGAGGAGCAGCGCATAACCACCACCTCCCCCTGGATGTTTCCCTCTCGCATGGCGTGGCCTGAGGACCACGTGTTCATTTCCACACCCAGCTTCAACTACACAGGCCGTGACTTCCAGCGCTTCTTTGCAGACCTGCACTTTGAGGAAGGCTGGTACATGTGGTTGCAGTCACGTGACCTCCTGGCAGGACTCCCAGCACCTGGTGTGGAAGTATACTGTCTTTATGGCGTGGGCCTGCCCACGCCCCGCACCTACATCTACGACCACGGCTTCCCCTACACGGACCCTGTGGGTGTGCTCTATGAGGATGGTGACGACACGGTGGCGACGCGCAGCACCgagctctgtggcctgtggcAGGGCCGCCAGCCACAGCCTGTGCACCTGCTGCCCTTGCACGGGATACAGCATCTCAACATGGTCTTCAGCAACCTGACCCTGGAGCACATCAATGCCATCCTTCTGGGTGCCTACCGCCAGGGTCCCCCTGCGTCCCCGACTGCCAGCCCAGAGCCCCCGCCTCCTGAATAA
- the PSMB10 gene encoding proteasome subunit beta type-10 isoform X1 yields MLKPALEPRGGFSFENCQRNASLERVLPGLRVPHARKTGTTIAGLVFQDGVILGADTRATNDSVVADKSCEKIHFIAPKIYCCGAGVAADAEMTTRMVASKMELHALSTGREPRVATVTRILRQTLFRYQGHVGASLIVGGVDLTGPQLYSVHPHGSYSRLPFTALGSGQDAALAVLEDRFQPNMTLEAAQGLLVEAITAGILGDLGSGGNVDACVITKTGAKLLRTLNSPTEPVKRSGHYHFVPGTTAVLTQTVKPLTLELVEETVQAMEVE; encoded by the exons ATGCTGAAGCCAGCCCTGGAGCCCCGAGGGGGCTTCTCCTTCGAGAACTGCCAAAG AAATGCATCATTGGAACGCGTCCTCCCGGGGCTCAGGGTCCCTCATGCACGCAAGACCGGGACCACCATCGCGGGCCTGGTGTTCCAA gaCGGGGTCATTCTGGGCGCCGACACGCGAGCCACTAACGATTCGGTCGTGGCAGACAAGAGCTGCGAGAAGATCCACTTCATCGCCCCCAAAATCTA CTGCTGTGGGGCTGGAGTAGCCGCGGACGCCGAGATGACCACACGGATGGTGGCGTCCAAGATGGAGCTACACGCACTATCCACGGGTCGCGAGCCCCGCGTGGCCACGGTCACTCGCATCCTGCGCCAGACGCTCTTCAG GTACCAGGGCCACGTGGGTGCATCGCTGATCGTGGGCGGCGTAGACCTGACTGGACCGCAGCTCTACAGCGTGCATCCCCATGGCTCCTACAGCCGTCTGCCCTTCACAGCCCTGG GCTCTGGTCAGGACGCGGCCCTGGCGGTGCTAGAAGACCGGTTCCAGCCGAATATGACG CTGGAGGCTGCTCAGGGGCTGCTGGTGGAAGCCATCACCGCCGGGATCTTGGGTGACCTGGGCTCCGGGGGCAATGTGGACGCATGTGTGATCACGAAGACTGGCGCCAAGCTGCTGCGGACACTGAACTCACCCACAGAGCCCGTGAAGAG gtCTGGCCACTACCACTTTGTGCCTGGAACCACAGCTGTCCTGACCCAGACCGTGAAGCCACTAACCCTGGAGCTAGTGGAGGAAACTGTGCAGGCTATGGAGGTGGAGTAA